TGCAATTTAGACCAAAGTCATTTCAGTTGAATCTTTCATTGAATTGCTGATGTTGGAATCTACCCATCGAGGCTGGTTGGATTTGGATCTCTCAAGTGATTATAGCAGATACCATTGATCAAGTCAGGTACTCAAAGACAAAGATTGGTAGATAAATTGCCACATATATTTGTGTCTCACTGATTGTCTGTGgagaagaagcagagagagggtacccaCCTCTAACCGAGGGTGTGCGCACCAGGCCACGGCCACCCACATGCCCCTTGGCACTGGGGAAGCGGAACTGATTAGGAATAGCAGCATATGCCTGTGGGGCGTAGAACACTGGGGCACCCAGGTAGGCTGCTGAGGGATCATACACCTGGCCAAGTGTGTAGGTGTACTCCCCCTGGAGCAGGGCCCCACCGCGGCCACCTGTACCCCGGGTGTAGCGCACGTAGTTGTCCTTATCCACCGGCTTGGCCAGGGTCACCTCCACGGGAGAGCCATCCACCAGCTAGAGGAGGAGTTGACATTTAGGAACTGTTCAGTGTAGAGGACGGTTGTGTGGCTGGATCGTGCATTGTTGTGTGATACTGCTTGGTTCTGGTGGCTGGAGCCTGATTCTGATGTGAGTTTGATTCCCACATGTGTTGCATGTATTGATATTGCGCGTATGGTTAACTGGGAGTCACTTTAGATAAAAGCACGTGTCGTTATAACATTACATGTCCTGGGATGGACCAGTGCGATAGAGAGGCCCGcaagagagaaagtgtgagagatTATACCTTTCCGTTCACTGCGTCCATGGCGCTTATCGCATCCTCTCTCTGGGTGAAATGGACAAAGGCGTAGTCTCTGAtcttcttcactctctctacAGCACCTGTGGATCGTTAACATGCATCCGCTTATCAACCCCATTACAACACACAGTCACATATAGAAACTCGTTGTTGAACGTGACACACTCTCCGGCTGTACTGTAACTGAACCTGCCTGGTTTGATACTGTTGAACTCCTTCTCGATGGTCTCTTCTGTAGTAGCCAGCATCAAGTTTCTCACATAGAGAATCTTCACCGTTGCCATGGTGTCCTCGTCCACTTCCACTTCAGGCTCCGCCCAGTCCACGGCGATGGCGTGTCCCCACAGCTGGATCCTCCCTGGGGAAGAAGATCAGGAAGTTCAAcatttcagccaatcagaccACCCAGAGTCATAAGACCCAAATTGGTTTTCACAGTCAAAAGTCTCAAAGTTGTCATGATCCAATATGATACACTATATCCTTCCATAGGATTATGTGACAATGATGCTGTTTTTAGACTGACTGACCgattagactgactgactgattctcAGTACTATGACTGTTAATTGTATGAAATAAGGGTCCAGTACCTGGTAATAGTTTCCTTCTGGCCATGGCTGCAGCGCGGTGACTGTCATACTCCACAAAGGCGAAGCCCCTGTTCTTGGTCTTGTCCGCAGCACTGGGGTAAACAATCACCTCCAACACCCCATCTGTCACTTTCTTCATCTCCATCAggatctcctctctcttcttggATTTGGGGATACCCCCCACAAACAGACGACAGTTGTCCACACTGGCACACACTCCTAGGAGTCTTCCGTTCCTGGAGAGTAAACAGATGAATTGAATGGGAAGATTTAGTTTGTCAACGATGTACACAATGAAATCCGATATCGTTGCTGTATGCTGATGAAGAGAGTGTTCGTAGTCCTGCAATGAGTTTTCCATGACTCAGGCATATGTTTCTGGTAGCTGACCATTAGGCGACACAGGGCTTTTTCTCCATTTAATTTCCTTGTGTCATGTGATTGCTTACCTGATTTCATAGTTATTGAGCTGTTTCATGGCGGTCTTAGCTTCATTTTTGGTGGTGAAGGTAACAAATGCATATCCCCTATTATTGCCGTTGAAGTCCATCATCATCCGAACCTCATAGATCTTCCCAAACTGTGAATAGAAAGgggatttattttttaaaacaaggACATACAACAGGTTACACTTTGGCAACTGTTTTAAGTGGGCAAACATCTCTTACTTTCTCACACAAGGGGACCAGCTCATCCTCGAATAGGTCCCTGGGTAGCTTCCCCACAAAGATCTCACTGCCCCTCTCTGGGGGAGGGCCTTCCCAGCCTGGAGGGGGCCCGCCGTACCTCCTCTGACCATTCTCCTGTGGACACAACTGGAATGAGTAACCAATAGCACAGGGTTTGTGAGGATTTCCTACCACTTCAAAGCCCTTTTGTAAACCAGGTTTcattccaaatgagagatttgagCATTCATATAGAAATCTCCCTGATATCTCCATTTGGTATGATCTTGTAGTTGTGCACAAATTGCCCAGACAATCCACATAGCAATAAAGTATGAGCTGTAGAAGCACCAATCAAATTCAATTGCCAGGGGCCAGACTGCAGCAATAACGGCCAAAGGGATCCAGTCGTTTGTCTCTTCCACCACAGGGTGGTGCCCCATTATCACTTGTCATGACCGAGGCTTAGAGAAAATAGGTTTGAAGCTGATGGATAGGCGACGGATTTGATCAGAGCCCCACTTCCTCACATTACACACAAACTCCATAAAGAAGGATGACTTTTGTGCGGGGGCCATATGATAGTATCCAACACTGTGCATTGGTCATATACTGGGTGAAAGCCCTAAATGATTGGGGTCTGGTTCCTACCTGCAATAACTGGTATCCCGTGCGCTGAATGAGTGCACGCAGCGGCACCTCTTTCTGCATGCCCGTCAGTCCATCCCCGGATTTTTGATTAGATTCCATTGAGAGCGATTGTCAGCAATAAATCAGCAAAATTAGGGGTGCTCACTGAAATTAAATCACAATGTAGAACACATCAGTGACATCGCTGAACAACCCATACAGTTACCCGACTGAACTGGAGCTCAGTAGGTCACCAAATCACACTGTTACCATGCCTGAGCCTTCTTTTGTTACTATTTTCACTTTTTAGGCATAAACTCTTGAACTGGTTCAGACCTTCGGTAATGTATTCCACATATAGCAAGACAATTGTGCTCTGTATTGTGAGATACATTTGCTCATAAGTACTCTTTAGCCTTTACAGAATGATTGCCTTTACAGAATTATTGCCTTTACAGAATGATCAAGTCTGATTTTGGCTGAATAGCGCCTCCAACATGTACTCAGCTGTTGTGCACTAATGCCATTGCTCCATGTCATGACGACATGTAAAGAGAAGCCTATTTCATTCAGTTCCCTGTCAAGGACAGCTATGTAATTATTAACGAAACTCAGCCAAACACAGGAACAGCAGACCCCCACTGAGGCCCTTTTTGTCTCAATCTATTCTAccccactctctcacactcatgTACTGTCACATAAGACATACATGAAGTATTTATGCAACAGCTTTGAATAAGGGTCCCTTAATCAAGCCTTTTGATTTTCAATGGCCAATCACAAGACACAAGACGCCCAACACTAGCATACTATAGGCTACTTCAAGATAATCCCCTTTTGTTGGTAAGAGGTTGATTAACTCATCAGGAAGATAAAGTAAACAGGCAACTCTGAGTGTTGCAATCATTTCCATCCTGATTGTCTCTGTTTCTTTCTACACGTATGGATCAAAGAGAG
This region of Oncorhynchus tshawytscha isolate Ot180627B linkage group LG25, Otsh_v2.0, whole genome shotgun sequence genomic DNA includes:
- the a1cf gene encoding APOBEC1 complementation factor isoform X3, with protein sequence MMMDFNGNNRGYAFVTFTTKNEAKTAMKQLNNYEIRNGRLLGVCASVDNCRLFVGGIPKSKKREEILMEMKKVTDGVLEVIVYPSAADKTKNRGFAFVEYDSHRAAAMARRKLLPGRIQLWGHAIAVDWAEPEVEVDEDTMATVKILYVRNLMLATTEETIEKEFNSIKPGAVERVKKIRDYAFVHFTQREDAISAMDAVNGKLVDGSPVEVTLAKPVDKDNYVRYTRGTGGRGGALLQGEYTYTLGQVYDPSAAYLGAPVFYAPQAYAAIPNQFRFPSAKGHVGGRGLVRTPSVREIYMNVPVGAAGVRGMGGRGYLAYAGVGRGCATYQLKTDKHPDDKLFDLLPGMELTPMNPVSMKPPGIKHAPQILEDVCQKNNWGQPVYQLHSAIGLDQRQLFLYKVTIPALATQYPNVHPFTPAKLCTAVDEAKVHAAEHALQTLGLQTEGAEASSAAVAAFPGYTIANASVAASQLKQAVTLGQDLTAYATYEGYPAFAVATRGDGYGVF
- the a1cf gene encoding APOBEC1 complementation factor isoform X1; the encoded protein is MESNQKSGDGLTGMQKEVPLRALIQRTGYQLLQENGQRRYGGPPPGWEGPPPERGSEIFVGKLPRDLFEDELVPLCEKFGKIYEVRMMMDFNGNNRGYAFVTFTTKNEAKTAMKQLNNYEIRNGRLLGVCASVDNCRLFVGGIPKSKKREEILMEMKKVTDGVLEVIVYPSAADKTKNRGFAFVEYDSHRAAAMARRKLLPGRIQLWGHAIAVDWAEPEVEVDEDTMATVKILYVRNLMLATTEETIEKEFNSIKPGAVERVKKIRDYAFVHFTQREDAISAMDAVNGKLVDGSPVEVTLAKPVDKDNYVRYTRGTGGRGGALLQGEYTYTLGQVYDPSAAYLGAPVFYAPQAYAAIPNQFRFPSAKGHVGGRGLVRTPSVREIYMNVPVGAAGVRGMGGRGYLAYAGVGRGCATYQLKTDKHPDDKLFDLLPGMELTPMNPVSMKPPGIKHAPQILEDVCQKNNWGQPVYQLHSAIGLDQRQLFLYKVTIPALATQYPNVHPFTPAKLCTAVDEAKVHAAEHALQTLGLQTEGAEASSAAVAAFPGYTIANASVAASQLKQAVTLGQDLTAYATYEGYPAFAVATRGDGYGVF
- the a1cf gene encoding APOBEC1 complementation factor isoform X2, which translates into the protein MESNQKSGDGLTGMQKEVPLRALIQRTGYQLLQENGQRRYGGPPPGWEGPPPERGSEIFVGKLPRDLFEDELVPLCEKFGKIYEVRMMMDFNGNNRGYAFVTFTTKNEAKTAMKQLNNYEIRNGRLLGVCASVDNCRLFVGGIPKSKKREEILMEMKKVTDGVLEVIVYPSAADKTKNRGFAFVEYDSHRAAAMARRKLLPGRIQLWGHAIAVDWAEPEVEVDEDTMATVKILYVRNLMLATTEETIEKEFNSIKPGAVERVKKIRDYAFVHFTQREDAISAMDAVNGKLVDGSPVEVTLAKPVDKDNYVRYTRGTGGRGGALLQGEYTYTLGQVYDPSAAYLGAPVFYAPQAYAAIPNQFRFPSAKGHVGGRGLVRTPSVRGAAGVRGMGGRGYLAYAGVGRGCATYQLKTDKHPDDKLFDLLPGMELTPMNPVSMKPPGIKHAPQILEDVCQKNNWGQPVYQLHSAIGLDQRQLFLYKVTIPALATQYPNVHPFTPAKLCTAVDEAKVHAAEHALQTLGLQTEGAEASSAAVAAFPGYTIANASVAASQLKQAVTLGQDLTAYATYEGYPAFAVATRGDGYGVF